The following is a genomic window from Verrucomicrobiia bacterium.
TGGATCTGGTCGCCCTGCAAATGAAAATCGCCGCCGGGGAGAAACTCCCTTTGGCACAGGAAGATGTAAAGTGGAACGGGCACGCCATCGAGTGCCGCATCAACGCCGAAGACCCGGCCCAGAATTTTTTCCCTTCCTCGGGCAAAATTGACGTCTATCGCGAGCCGGCCGGCCCCGGCGTGCGGGTGGATTCCGGTGTCTATCAGGGCTGGGAGGTCGGGCTGTTTTACGATTCTTTGCTGGCCAAGTTGATTTGCTGGGGGCCCAACCGCGCCGCGGCCATCAGCCGGATGCGCCGCGCCCTCGAGGAATTCCGCATCTTCGGCATCGCCACCAACATTCCTTTCCACGAATCCCTTTTGACCCACCGCCGTTTCAACGAAGGGGATTTTTCCACCTTCTTTTTGGAGGAGGAAAAAGAGTTGCCGGATCTTCGACCAAGTGGCTTGATACCCGCTTTAATCGGGGCGGTTCTTTTTAAGGAACTGAAAAGACAGTCAGCAGCGCCGGCAGCTTCCGCTGGCCGGACAACTTCGGTCTGGAAGGAGGAGGCCCGCCGGGCCGGTTTGCGCCAATGGTAAAAACCTATCATCTCGAGCTGGACGGAAAAAGCTACGAAGTCGGCGTCGAGAACTTGAACGGCACAATGGCCGTCACGATAAACGGCAAGACGCACACGGTCGATCTGGTCTCCCTGAACGGCGGCGGCGCTCTTTCTATCTTGCTGGATGGCCGTTCCTATGATTTGGAGGTCAAGGAAAGCGAAAAAGGGCTTTCCGTTTTTGCCTCGGGTCAGCATTATGGCCTTCTGGTGGAGGAAGAGAAACTCTTTCGCGCCCGCCAGCTTTCCGGCGCCGGAAAGTCTACCTCAAAGGAAAAGGTGGTGCGCGCCCCGATGCCCGGTCTGGTTGTCAAAATAGAAGTGGCCGTCGGACAGGATGTCCACCCCGGGCAGGGGCTTTTGGTCATGGAGGCGATGAAAATGGAAAACGAAATCAAAGCCGTTGGTGCCGGCCGGGTGAAGGAAATAAAAGTCGCCCAACGCCAGCCAGTGGAACAAAATCAAATTTTGATAACTCTCGAGTAACGCTTTATAGAAAGCTGGTATCCCAACGATTAACAACAGGTTGAAGATTGAAGAAAACGACAAAGAAAATCAATCGCACACCTCAAATAAAACTTTCCGGCTTGAGTTCCCAGCCCAAAATTGTCTATTCCCAAAAAGACGTCAAGAATTTCAAAGCGCTCGAAAAGCGCTTG
Proteins encoded in this region:
- a CDS encoding biotin/lipoyl-containing protein, with protein sequence MVKTYHLELDGKSYEVGVENLNGTMAVTINGKTHTVDLVSLNGGGALSILLDGRSYDLEVKESEKGLSVFASGQHYGLLVEEEKLFRARQLSGAGKSTSKEKVVRAPMPGLVVKIEVAVGQDVHPGQGLLVMEAMKMENEIKAVGAGRVKEIKVAQRQPVEQNQILITLE